CTGATGCAGAACAGGTCCTTTTTGTCATCGTCTCTCAGTTCCCACTCCACGACCAGCTTTATTGCAGGATACTGAGTCTTCACAGGAAGCGAGTTCAGATAGTGATACTctatgttttgcactatggaactgtgatgctggaaacttgaatttccctctggatcaataaagttactatctatctatctatctatctatctatctatctatctatctatctatctatctatctatctatctatctatctatctatctatctatctatctatctatatatggttctgaaatgggccattctgcataatgagtacttttggtacttaatgtatattttgatgccaatacttttgcacttttatttaagtaaacttttgaatgcaggactttaacttgtagcAGAGTAGgccttcttctcttctccccATGGTGGGACACTTCTCCCCATCACCGCGGGGTGGCGCTGCAGCCCAGCTGAGATGCGGGATGAGCCGCAGAAGCAGAAATCTGGGAAAATCTGCTCTCATCCACGGATCCACAGTCACCACACCACCAACCACAGCGCCATGGCCGCGGCAGGGGATGcgaactgttaaataaatactgtttaatCTATTGAACTACCTCAACATAGCTTACGTCTCTCGCAGCAGCCGGGAATCAAACACTGGACGAGCTCTccgctgagctgagctgagctaaGAGGACTCTCCAGCTCCTACAGCACCAAGCAGGTAGCCAGCAGGCTAACGGGAACACGAGCCGACCACTAGCGTCCACTGTGTGTTGATCTGTGATAGTTTCATACGATGAATAATGCTGTTTTATTAAAGAACAGATCGTTTTCTAACTGTGTGAAGAAGTGGAGCCCTGAATGAGGTTGTTTAGCTCGGTAGCTTGATCGCTATTATAACGTTATAACGTAATGACGCTGCTAGGCTAGCTGAATGAGCTGACAGCGCGTCTTCCTCTGTGGTGTCCAGGCTGGTTCGTAGCTCCACATATTCTCATATTAACGCTTTATTATTGAGGCTTCACATTgtttagagcaggggtcagcaacctttactatcgaAAGAGACGTTTtaggcaaaacaacaacaaaaaaatctgtctggagctgcaaaacatttgataattgtgatgaaggtaacacagtttatagtctaagtatatagtatataagtctaatacaGTGAGGGACAAAGCGACATTGTGCTACAGAgcattagggtcacattgaggtaaaaaaaacatctgagatttacagaataaagtcataatattacgagaaaaaaagtcataatattacgagaaaaaaagtaagaatacaagaaaaaagtgacaatattacgagaaaaaaatcgtaatattgcgagaataaagtcataactttacgataaaaaagaaaaaaacaacacgtaaaattactactttataatattatgactttttctcgaaatctcatttattttttttaactcaatgtggccctgatactcagtcgtaccgtcgtaccatagacctacaacaataatgaataaaaatgaaaatgtaaacaaaaaacagttattcatttccatttttataaatccacagggagccactggagaggggctaaagagctgcatgaggctccggagccgcaggttgcagacccctggtttaTAGTGTTACCTCAATATTTGAGACGAACAAAAAGCTGTGTTAAACGTGCCTGCTATgtactagtgatgggaattccggctctttttagtgagccagatcatttggctcagctcaccaagaagagccggctctttcggctcccaaacggctcttcattttaccgcttctgcctttttataattcagacaAATTTAAGGCTGTTTTGACCtgtgattagtatgtgtgcacatatatcacttagctccacagacagactcaggaaatcctttgtcccacgagccatcaaactgtacaacacctctctagagagggggggggagacaaaggaggacggtctgcaggacagataataatgcacacagtgcactttcatagactaagccactggagttaccctgcactatactcctttttaacagtctcttctgcactatattcacttttttaatagtcgtgtatcagagctgttaccctgcactatattcagttttaaaagttttcttcatctccttgtatttttatatctggtatatttttttgtactttgcactactaacttttttactgcctttttaccaacatgttttgcactatggaactgtgatgctggaaacttgaatttccctcgagatcaataaagttactatctatctatctatctatctatctatctatctatctatctatctatctatctatctatctatgtagaccgcgcggagaagatcgtcctatcattctgcaatgaattaagtaaaaaaaaaaaaaaaaaaaaaaaaattggctctcggacgggagccggctcttatcgttcacttaaaagagccggctctttgaaccggcttgTTCGCGACCAACATATCACTACTATGTACTAACAGTATTTCTCGCCCTGCTGTGTGTTTGGTTCTACAGTTAAGCTACCACCAGGCTGGATGGCTGAGCCGGAGCTACTGCTGGACTCCAATATCCGACTCTGGGTGGTGTTACCCATTGTCTTCATCACCTTTCTGGTCGGGGTGATTCGCCATTATGTATCCATTCTTCTTCAAAGTGACAAGAAGTTGACGTTAGAACAGGTTTCTGACAGGTACGTAATCTACAACTGTTAAGGTggatcatatttttttaacaaaacacttgaaattcatttaatttaatatttgttgTCTCCAATCTCCAAATCCAGCCAGGTTCTTATTCGGAGCAGAATCCtcagagaaaatggaaaatacaTTCCCAAACAGGTAAGGGGATTTCATAATGCATCTCCAGCTCATGCACAAGTCTAACATATACTCACCAAAAACCACTggtctttgcatgtaaactcagagaaaaaaaagtttggaaatttgtgtttagtggattatttctctgttgttacaatgctaattggcattacATTTTActtcgttggaaagcctgtttatttaccttcacaatgatatccaacttgtaaggatcatgcatttgtgggatgagcagcacagcttactatgtgggtagcgcccaagaaaaattagCCAAAATGCTTTGCCAATTCTAAACaatgtattctcctgttggtattgactctggacatcattgtgaaggtaaataaacaggctttccaatgatgtaaaatacaatgtcaattagcattgtaacaacagagaaataatccaccaaacacaaatttccaaacttttttttccgagtttatttGTCACGACTACAGTGTGAGGGACAACGTTACTGAAAATCTCTCTTTTGTTTCAGTCTTTTCTGATGAGGAAGTTCTACTTCAATAATCAAGAAGATGGATTTTTCAAGAAGACCAAAAGAAAGGTTGTTCCACCCTCTCCAATGACAGGTAATCCTTTTAAAGGACTAATATGTAATATGTTTACTGTATTAAATtgtaaaatgaccatgatatgtcaccAGAGATTAAGGAAATATGCTAAATTTTCTGACAACAACGCTACAGCCTTTATGTTCTccttttaaaatttaaattccGGTCCAtaaagtctgtttttgttttggtcgGTGTGATCCCATCCACTGCCTATGTCCacaccccgttgccacatatgaaacaaattgccattcaaacacagccttctgcagccacgGCAACAAGCAAATGAACTgaatcaacagagataacataacattagattctacccgacctgaaaagcctcggcacacCTCTCTGTGGtctgtgtgcagctgggttatcaaggcacGGATGGGCCACGGCttcaatgttttgaatttggactgcagtACCCATTTTAAATGCTAGCTGTCAGCACTACATATTGCTCCATATTCTGTCTGTGTCATTATAACAATTAAGCTCTCGgatgttttgtgtctgtatttaccaaaaaaatactgttaatGTGACACATTAGGATTTTTATATAGTAGCAAAGTCAGTGCATAGTTGTTACcaattatatatgaaaaaaaagatcctaAGCAAGACCCTCATTGAGTGTGTTTTGTTACACACTGTATCTTTTCACAGATCCCAGCATGCTGACAGACATGATGAAAGGAAATGTCACCAACGTGCTTCCCATGATCCTCATCGGAGGCTGGATCAACTGGACCTTTTCAGGATTTGTAACAAGTAAtgatctcactctctctcacagatCCTGCACCTCAGGGTGCAGAATGTGACATGCAGAAAAATATAACTTTCAATGTGTTTTGTTACCAgataaaatattgttttatatgGAAATCCTACATTGAGTTCTTTCTGTACTCTGTTTCACACAGCTAAGGTTCCCTTCCCTCTCACTCTGCGCTTCAAGCCCATGCTGCAGCAAGGAATAGAGCTGCTGTCACTGGATGCCTCCTGGTAAACTAGTCAAACAAGATCTGTAGAGATGCATTGTTTTAGTTGTTGCCTATTATTAATCTCCATGtcattttgttgtttctgtttgtgtgtggatCCAGGGTGAGCTCGGCGTCATGGTATTTCCTGAACGTGTTTGGACTACGAAGCATGTACTCTTTAATTCTAGGCCAAGATAATGGTAATTGTAGCTAATTTTAAGATCATTTTCAATGTTTTGTTGCGTCAGATTGTTTGATGATGATGTGAAAATGTTTATTCTACTTATGCTGAttctcagtgtgctgacttgactatgtcttgcccaaaactgcatatgattatcataaagtgggcatgtctgtataggggagactcgtgggtacccatagagccctccttgccagtatcttcactctagctttaaaactgaacccgctacaacctcagaatgatcgattgcattaatgcgttaaagaaattagtggcattaaaatgattttgcgaTAACGCGTTCCCAGATGATGATTGTTTTGGCTATGCGATGTGATCCCCACAGGTGCAGATCAGTCGAGGATCATGCAGGAGCAGATGAGTGGTGCTGCCATGGCCATGCCTGCAGATACAAACAAAGCTTTCAAGGTACATACAGTGTAGTTCCTGCATAATTAATGAATGCGGTTGGGCATTGCTCGGTTGTTCGTGTGACGTCTGTCCTTGATTTCAGGCTGAGTGGGAGGCACTGGAACTGACGGACCATACGTGGGCGCTGGAGTGCGTAGAGGAGGATCTGATGAGCAGAGAGCTGGACTTTGACGGCCTGTTTAGCAAGGAGCTGCCGAGCGGTATCTTCTGACGGTCCTGGTCACTTCTACTTGGAGCCTTCAAGTTGAATTTTGATCATTGCAGGGATTTGTTTTTTGGTGAAAGCCACAGAGATGGGACAAATCCCTTCATGTTATGCAAAGTTTACATCCACTTATTTGCGGTCCTCGTCTTTTCACATGTATTATTACCTTTCCATTCCTGTCTATAGAATATCTGAAATGACTTAACAATACACTGGTTCTGCTGCTGTCTCATCTCTTTGGAGATGTTTGGGAGAAATTAAGTGGCTTCTTGCTTATCggaatgcattattattattattattattagcttgTAAATTGTATGCCATCATGCCATTAGGTAATAGAATGTGAACTACCTAGtgcttatttttttcttatgtcATGCACAGCTAGACTATAGCTGTCTCAGTTTTCATATGTATCATCATGTTTAAACAATAGAACACAATACCATTTTACAGGTGTGAATgatgtttatttaattataCTTAACACGACTCCTTTGTTAGAGCATAGAtagatcagctgttctgtgTCAGCTGCCTAAAGTTAGACTCAGAACTGATGATCTGTTGGCAGAGAATGTTTGTGTGactgaaatgttgtgtttttgtagaTGGTTTATTTTGTAATGTAACTCCTCTGTGTTTTGTACAGCATAAAGCCTGTTTTGACAAAATACCTGGTTTTCTTTGttcgttcattcattcatttcatttcatttcaaaatgtatttcgaacatgtagaatacaaaaaaaataaagaaaaagaatgatcataccaacaagtggacagtcagaaacaagtagtatttacatacaatgaaaagcataaaaaaaattgtcaacacttgatgccttgatttacatattcgaaaaggagtgagaagaagtataaacgtATTTAATCCCagcccttctccataagtcaattattaattattaaccagcttccttattgagccatacatatactctaattaaattttcctaaatttgtctaactataattattattattatttataattattctaactataattattacctttaatctgtgtcatacagaaatataaattgttGCAATGCACccgaacacatttaaaaaaaatacaattaacaTGCAAAACGTCAGGCTCAGTTTACAAAGGTGAAGTCAGTGCTGAGGTTTGTTGATGCCCCCAGAAGGCGCTCTGAGAGCGTACTAGTCTGAGTCATACTAATACACGAATAtctttgttaaaggtcccatattatgcaaattttcaggctatacttgtattttgtgtttctactaaaagatgtttacatgctgtaatgttcaaaaaagcctttattttcctcatactgtcagcctaaatatgcctgtatttaccctcgtgtctgaaacgctccgttttagcttgttttgacggaattgcaacagaattgctaggcaacagcttgggtccatgtttacttcctgtcagctgatggcattcacatacactgcaaccaggaaataagctggaacacatttagaatgtttacgtttaaaattgtgtcaagggtctaaatattgtatattcgtgacatcacgaatggtcagaaatcctgacagcttgtttcaaatgcagagtttctgaatacgggctgtgtgtatttccctgtggattgagtgtttcgatactttcacagtatttatataggactcaagcctgctttataataaataaaaaaaaacatgaaaatctcacttttttttataatatgggacctttaaaaccaggaaaagacaatacTTACTtttgccatattacgatatccgaAATCTGAGATGATATCTAGtactcatatcacgatatcgatataacATCGATATAGTGCCCAGCTCTAATGAactaagttacattttgaatgcaaaagagtgtattttacattgtagtGTTTCTATTTTAACTTAGTAAAAAGGCTACTTCTTCTAACACTGTAAGACGTCATTTACAAGACTGTTGATCATGCATCAGTTTATGGCAAATGGAGAAATCCCTCTGAATcacactttcacagtatttatgtatacaggacttaagcctgctttataatgaaaaaa
This portion of the Sebastes fasciatus isolate fSebFas1 chromosome 1, fSebFas1.pri, whole genome shotgun sequence genome encodes:
- the emc3 gene encoding ER membrane protein complex subunit 3; this encodes MAEPELLLDSNIRLWVVLPIVFITFLVGVIRHYVSILLQSDKKLTLEQVSDSQVLIRSRILRENGKYIPKQSFLMRKFYFNNQEDGFFKKTKRKVVPPSPMTDPSMLTDMMKGNVTNVLPMILIGGWINWTFSGFVTTKVPFPLTLRFKPMLQQGIELLSLDASWVSSASWYFLNVFGLRSMYSLILGQDNGADQSRIMQEQMSGAAMAMPADTNKAFKAEWEALELTDHTWALECVEEDLMSRELDFDGLFSKELPSGIF